The following are encoded in a window of Lampris incognitus isolate fLamInc1 chromosome 15, fLamInc1.hap2, whole genome shotgun sequence genomic DNA:
- the tmem18 gene encoding transmembrane protein 18, whose translation MTHQKAENISSIPIDGFSHLRITSIWTFLMSVQWSEPWLIGLLAFHVVCLFTTLLTCNFYRVQICQFLLMVGMVFSAEYLNEAAAMNWRSFSNFQYFDSKGMFISLVYSIPLLFNTVIIVGMWVHRTFTTMTELKTLQLKRKARRENRKKSD comes from the exons ATGACCCACCAAAAAGCAGAGAATATTAGCTCCATTCCTATTGATGGATTCAGTCATTTAAGAATCACGTCGATATGGACGTTTCTCATGTCT GTCCAGTGGTCTGAGCCGTGGCTCATTGGACTTTTGGCGTTTCATGTTGTCTGTTTGTTCACGACCCTGCTGACATGTAACTTCTACAGAGTACAGATCTGTCAGTTCCTTCTTATGG TTGGCATGGTTTTTAGCGCTGAATATCTAAATGAGGCAGCAGCTATGAACTGGAG gtcaTTTTCAAATTTCCAGTACTTTGATTCCAAGGGCATGTTCATATCCTTGGTCTATTCAATCCCCCTTCTGTTCAACACAGTCATCATTGTG GGGATGTGGGTACACAGGACCTTCACCACTATGACTGAACTGAAGACCCTCCAGCTGAAAAGAAAGGCCCGCAGAGAGAACCGAAAAAAGAGCGATTGA